A genomic region of Pseudorca crassidens isolate mPseCra1 chromosome 10, mPseCra1.hap1, whole genome shotgun sequence contains the following coding sequences:
- the EGFL8 gene encoding epidermal growth factor-like protein 8 isoform X2, with amino-acid sequence MGSRAELCTVLGGLSFLLLLMTGEGAKGGSLKESQGVCSKQTLVVPLRYNESYSQPVYKPYLTLCSGRRVCSTYRTTYHVAWREVRREVQQTHAVCCQGWKKRHPGALTCDEGEAGSSQASGEVRPAGLESQAFRSVLNPASCARSHLRQALPERRRLRAAGPVRVRPGLGWEALSRGPGVTLCSHGCLNTAGSFTCGCPQGLVLGPDGRTCGEGAPEPPTSASILSVAVREAGHDERALRREIRELRGRLERLEQWASQAGAWVRAVLPMPPEELQPEQVAELWGRGDRIESLSDQVLLLEERLGACESPCPSLWGPPSPHSCPQLFQTPFPNSVFSCPKSLLLHSLTPYLPQIPALYHPFSWSVSNLVVPLIGERDCQSFSVQGPLQASKKSTVNVSACLLVINQAPARTTAWAQASIGGAKEPLQSPCPTNLYRNWTH; translated from the exons atggggtCCAGGGCTGAGCTGTGCACTGTCTTAGGCGGACTCTCATTCCTCCTGCTACTGATGACAGGCGAGGGGGCCAAGGGTGGATCCCTCAAAGAGAG TCAGGGGGTCTGCTCCAAGCAGACGCTGGTGGTCCCACTCCGTTACAACGAGTCCTACAGCCAACCCGTATATAAGCCCTACTTGACTCTGTGCTCTGGAAGGCGTGTCTGCAGCACCTACAG GACCACGTACCATGTGGCTTGGCGGGAGGTAAGGAGGGAGGTGCAGCAGACCCACGCCGTGTGCTGCCAGGGCTGGAAAAAGCGGCATCCCGGGGCGCTCACCTGTGACGAAGGTGAGGCTGGGTCTTCCCAGGCCTCGGGGGAGGTGCGCCCGGCCGGGCTGGAGAGCCAGGCCTTCCGCTCGGTTCTGAACCCCGCTTCCTGCGCCCGCAGCCATCTGCGCCAAGCCCTGCCAGAACGGAGGCGTCTGCGTGCGGCCGGACCAGTGCGAGTGCGCCCCGGGCTGGGGTGGGAAGCACTGTCACGTGG GCCGGGCGTCACTCTCTGCTCGCACGGATGCCTCAATACAGCAGGCAGCTTCACCTGTGGCTGCCCCCAGGGCCTGGTGCTGGGCCCGGACGGGCGCACTTGCGGAGAAGGGGCCCCAGAGCCCCCAACCAGTGCCAGCATCCTCAGCGTGGCCG TTCGGGAGGCTGGACACGATGAGCGTGCCCTGAGGCGGGAGATTCGCGAGCTGCGAGGGCGCCTGGAGCGGCTGGAGCAG TGGGCCAGTCAGGCTGGAGCCTGGGTCCGAGCAGTGCTGCCCATGCCCCCAGAAGAGCTGCAGCCCGAACAGGTGGCAGAGCTGTGGGGCCGAGGCGACAGGATTGAGTCTCTCAGTGACCAGGTTCTGCTGCTGGAGGAGAGGCTAGGTGCCTGTGAGTCCCCATGCCCCTCTCTGTGGGGACCCCCATCTCCCCACAGCTGCCCCCAGCTCTTCCAGACACCTTTTCCCAACTCAGTTTTCTCTTGTCCAAAATCTCTTCTCCTCCACTCACTCACCCCATACCTTCCCCAGATTCCCGCACTTTACCACCCCTTCTCCTGGTCTGTCTCCAACTTGGTGGTTCCACTTATTGGTGAGCGAGACTGTCAATCCTTCAGTGTCCAGGGCCCACTCCAGGCATCCAAGAAGTCCACAGTCAATGTGTCTGCCTGTCTCCTTGTCATTAACCAGGCTCCTGCGAGGACAACAGCCTGGGCCCAGGCCTCAATCGGCGGAGCTAAGGAGCCCCTGCAGAGCCCCTGCCCCACTAATTTATACAGAAACTGGACCCACTAA
- the EGFL8 gene encoding epidermal growth factor-like protein 8 isoform X7, translating into MGSRAELCTVLGGLSFLLLLMTGEGAKGGSLKESQGVCSKQTLVVPLRYNESYSQPVYKPYLTLCSGRRVCSTYRTTYHVAWREVRREVQQTHAVCCQGWKKRHPGALTCDEAICAKPCQNGGVCVRPDQCECAPGWGGKHCHVDVDECRPGVTLCSHGCLNTAGSFTCGCPQGLVLGPDGRTCGEGAPEPPTSASILSVAVREAGHDERALRREIRELRGRLERLEQWASQAGAWVRAVLPMPPEELQPEQVAELWGRGDRIESLSDQVLLLEERLGACSCEDNSLGPGLNRRS; encoded by the exons atggggtCCAGGGCTGAGCTGTGCACTGTCTTAGGCGGACTCTCATTCCTCCTGCTACTGATGACAGGCGAGGGGGCCAAGGGTGGATCCCTCAAAGAGAG TCAGGGGGTCTGCTCCAAGCAGACGCTGGTGGTCCCACTCCGTTACAACGAGTCCTACAGCCAACCCGTATATAAGCCCTACTTGACTCTGTGCTCTGGAAGGCGTGTCTGCAGCACCTACAG GACCACGTACCATGTGGCTTGGCGGGAGGTAAGGAGGGAGGTGCAGCAGACCCACGCCGTGTGCTGCCAGGGCTGGAAAAAGCGGCATCCCGGGGCGCTCACCTGTGACGAAG CCATCTGCGCCAAGCCCTGCCAGAACGGAGGCGTCTGCGTGCGGCCGGACCAGTGCGAGTGCGCCCCGGGCTGGGGTGGGAAGCACTGTCACGTGG ACGTGGATGAATGCAGGCCGGGCGTCACTCTCTGCTCGCACGGATGCCTCAATACAGCAGGCAGCTTCACCTGTGGCTGCCCCCAGGGCCTGGTGCTGGGCCCGGACGGGCGCACTTGCGGAGAAGGGGCCCCAGAGCCCCCAACCAGTGCCAGCATCCTCAGCGTGGCCG TTCGGGAGGCTGGACACGATGAGCGTGCCCTGAGGCGGGAGATTCGCGAGCTGCGAGGGCGCCTGGAGCGGCTGGAGCAG TGGGCCAGTCAGGCTGGAGCCTGGGTCCGAGCAGTGCTGCCCATGCCCCCAGAAGAGCTGCAGCCCGAACAGGTGGCAGAGCTGTGGGGCCGAGGCGACAGGATTGAGTCTCTCAGTGACCAGGTTCTGCTGCTGGAGGAGAGGCTAGGTGCCT GCTCCTGCGAGGACAACAGCCTGGGCCCAGGCCTCAATCGGCGGAGCTAA
- the EGFL8 gene encoding epidermal growth factor-like protein 8 isoform X6, which yields MGGRLSFLGRVGPQWSLKGSGAPGSPGPGPLNASHFPPHGCSQGVCSKQTLVVPLRYNESYSQPVYKPYLTLCSGRRVCSTYRTTYHVAWREVRREVQQTHAVCCQGWKKRHPGALTCDEGEAGSSQASGEVRPAGLESQAFRSVLNPASCARSHLRQALPERRRLRAAGPVRVRPGLGWEALSRGPGVTLCSHGCLNTAGSFTCGCPQGLVLGPDGRTCGEGAPEPPTSASILSVAVREAGHDERALRREIRELRGRLERLEQAPARTTAWAQASIGGAKEPLQSPCPTNLYRNWTH from the exons ATGGGGGGGAGGCTGTCATTTTTAGGGAGGGTGGGGCCTCAGTGGAGCCTGAAGGGAAGTGGGGCTCCTggctccccagggcctggcccactCAATGCCTCTCACTTTCCCCCGCATGGGTGCAGTCAGGGGGTCTGCTCCAAGCAGACGCTGGTGGTCCCACTCCGTTACAACGAGTCCTACAGCCAACCCGTATATAAGCCCTACTTGACTCTGTGCTCTGGAAGGCGTGTCTGCAGCACCTACAG GACCACGTACCATGTGGCTTGGCGGGAGGTAAGGAGGGAGGTGCAGCAGACCCACGCCGTGTGCTGCCAGGGCTGGAAAAAGCGGCATCCCGGGGCGCTCACCTGTGACGAAGGTGAGGCTGGGTCTTCCCAGGCCTCGGGGGAGGTGCGCCCGGCCGGGCTGGAGAGCCAGGCCTTCCGCTCGGTTCTGAACCCCGCTTCCTGCGCCCGCAGCCATCTGCGCCAAGCCCTGCCAGAACGGAGGCGTCTGCGTGCGGCCGGACCAGTGCGAGTGCGCCCCGGGCTGGGGTGGGAAGCACTGTCACGTGG GCCGGGCGTCACTCTCTGCTCGCACGGATGCCTCAATACAGCAGGCAGCTTCACCTGTGGCTGCCCCCAGGGCCTGGTGCTGGGCCCGGACGGGCGCACTTGCGGAGAAGGGGCCCCAGAGCCCCCAACCAGTGCCAGCATCCTCAGCGTGGCCG TTCGGGAGGCTGGACACGATGAGCGTGCCCTGAGGCGGGAGATTCGCGAGCTGCGAGGGCGCCTGGAGCGGCTGGAGCAG GCTCCTGCGAGGACAACAGCCTGGGCCCAGGCCTCAATCGGCGGAGCTAAGGAGCCCCTGCAGAGCCCCTGCCCCACTAATTTATACAGAAACTGGACCCACTAA
- the EGFL8 gene encoding epidermal growth factor-like protein 8 isoform X4, with the protein MGGRLSFLGRVGPQWSLKGSGAPGSPGPGPLNASHFPPHGCSQGVCSKQTLVVPLRYNESYSQPVYKPYLTLCSGRRVCSTYSHLRQALPERRRLRAAGPVRVRPGLGWEALSRGPGVTLCSHGCLNTAGSFTCGCPQGLVLGPDGRTCGEGAPEPPTSASILSVAVREAGHDERALRREIRELRGRLERLEQWASQAGAWVRAVLPMPPEELQPEQVAELWGRGDRIESLSDQVLLLEERLGACESPCPSLWGPPSPHSCPQLFQTPFPNSVFSCPKSLLLHSLTPYLPQIPALYHPFSWSVSNLVVPLIGERDCQSFSVQGPLQASKKSTVNVSACLLVINQAPARTTAWAQASIGGAKEPLQSPCPTNLYRNWTH; encoded by the exons ATGGGGGGGAGGCTGTCATTTTTAGGGAGGGTGGGGCCTCAGTGGAGCCTGAAGGGAAGTGGGGCTCCTggctccccagggcctggcccactCAATGCCTCTCACTTTCCCCCGCATGGGTGCAGTCAGGGGGTCTGCTCCAAGCAGACGCTGGTGGTCCCACTCCGTTACAACGAGTCCTACAGCCAACCCGTATATAAGCCCTACTTGACTCTGTGCTCTGGAAGGCGTGTCTGCAGCACCTACAG CCATCTGCGCCAAGCCCTGCCAGAACGGAGGCGTCTGCGTGCGGCCGGACCAGTGCGAGTGCGCCCCGGGCTGGGGTGGGAAGCACTGTCACGTGG GCCGGGCGTCACTCTCTGCTCGCACGGATGCCTCAATACAGCAGGCAGCTTCACCTGTGGCTGCCCCCAGGGCCTGGTGCTGGGCCCGGACGGGCGCACTTGCGGAGAAGGGGCCCCAGAGCCCCCAACCAGTGCCAGCATCCTCAGCGTGGCCG TTCGGGAGGCTGGACACGATGAGCGTGCCCTGAGGCGGGAGATTCGCGAGCTGCGAGGGCGCCTGGAGCGGCTGGAGCAG TGGGCCAGTCAGGCTGGAGCCTGGGTCCGAGCAGTGCTGCCCATGCCCCCAGAAGAGCTGCAGCCCGAACAGGTGGCAGAGCTGTGGGGCCGAGGCGACAGGATTGAGTCTCTCAGTGACCAGGTTCTGCTGCTGGAGGAGAGGCTAGGTGCCTGTGAGTCCCCATGCCCCTCTCTGTGGGGACCCCCATCTCCCCACAGCTGCCCCCAGCTCTTCCAGACACCTTTTCCCAACTCAGTTTTCTCTTGTCCAAAATCTCTTCTCCTCCACTCACTCACCCCATACCTTCCCCAGATTCCCGCACTTTACCACCCCTTCTCCTGGTCTGTCTCCAACTTGGTGGTTCCACTTATTGGTGAGCGAGACTGTCAATCCTTCAGTGTCCAGGGCCCACTCCAGGCATCCAAGAAGTCCACAGTCAATGTGTCTGCCTGTCTCCTTGTCATTAACCAGGCTCCTGCGAGGACAACAGCCTGGGCCCAGGCCTCAATCGGCGGAGCTAAGGAGCCCCTGCAGAGCCCCTGCCCCACTAATTTATACAGAAACTGGACCCACTAA
- the EGFL8 gene encoding epidermal growth factor-like protein 8 isoform X1 has translation MGGRLSFLGRVGPQWSLKGSGAPGSPGPGPLNASHFPPHGCSQGVCSKQTLVVPLRYNESYSQPVYKPYLTLCSGRRVCSTYRTTYHVAWREVRREVQQTHAVCCQGWKKRHPGALTCDEGEAGSSQASGEVRPAGLESQAFRSVLNPASCARSHLRQALPERRRLRAAGPVRVRPGLGWEALSRGPGVTLCSHGCLNTAGSFTCGCPQGLVLGPDGRTCGEGAPEPPTSASILSVAVREAGHDERALRREIRELRGRLERLEQWASQAGAWVRAVLPMPPEELQPEQVAELWGRGDRIESLSDQVLLLEERLGACESPCPSLWGPPSPHSCPQLFQTPFPNSVFSCPKSLLLHSLTPYLPQIPALYHPFSWSVSNLVVPLIGERDCQSFSVQGPLQASKKSTVNVSACLLVINQAPARTTAWAQASIGGAKEPLQSPCPTNLYRNWTH, from the exons ATGGGGGGGAGGCTGTCATTTTTAGGGAGGGTGGGGCCTCAGTGGAGCCTGAAGGGAAGTGGGGCTCCTggctccccagggcctggcccactCAATGCCTCTCACTTTCCCCCGCATGGGTGCAGTCAGGGGGTCTGCTCCAAGCAGACGCTGGTGGTCCCACTCCGTTACAACGAGTCCTACAGCCAACCCGTATATAAGCCCTACTTGACTCTGTGCTCTGGAAGGCGTGTCTGCAGCACCTACAG GACCACGTACCATGTGGCTTGGCGGGAGGTAAGGAGGGAGGTGCAGCAGACCCACGCCGTGTGCTGCCAGGGCTGGAAAAAGCGGCATCCCGGGGCGCTCACCTGTGACGAAGGTGAGGCTGGGTCTTCCCAGGCCTCGGGGGAGGTGCGCCCGGCCGGGCTGGAGAGCCAGGCCTTCCGCTCGGTTCTGAACCCCGCTTCCTGCGCCCGCAGCCATCTGCGCCAAGCCCTGCCAGAACGGAGGCGTCTGCGTGCGGCCGGACCAGTGCGAGTGCGCCCCGGGCTGGGGTGGGAAGCACTGTCACGTGG GCCGGGCGTCACTCTCTGCTCGCACGGATGCCTCAATACAGCAGGCAGCTTCACCTGTGGCTGCCCCCAGGGCCTGGTGCTGGGCCCGGACGGGCGCACTTGCGGAGAAGGGGCCCCAGAGCCCCCAACCAGTGCCAGCATCCTCAGCGTGGCCG TTCGGGAGGCTGGACACGATGAGCGTGCCCTGAGGCGGGAGATTCGCGAGCTGCGAGGGCGCCTGGAGCGGCTGGAGCAG TGGGCCAGTCAGGCTGGAGCCTGGGTCCGAGCAGTGCTGCCCATGCCCCCAGAAGAGCTGCAGCCCGAACAGGTGGCAGAGCTGTGGGGCCGAGGCGACAGGATTGAGTCTCTCAGTGACCAGGTTCTGCTGCTGGAGGAGAGGCTAGGTGCCTGTGAGTCCCCATGCCCCTCTCTGTGGGGACCCCCATCTCCCCACAGCTGCCCCCAGCTCTTCCAGACACCTTTTCCCAACTCAGTTTTCTCTTGTCCAAAATCTCTTCTCCTCCACTCACTCACCCCATACCTTCCCCAGATTCCCGCACTTTACCACCCCTTCTCCTGGTCTGTCTCCAACTTGGTGGTTCCACTTATTGGTGAGCGAGACTGTCAATCCTTCAGTGTCCAGGGCCCACTCCAGGCATCCAAGAAGTCCACAGTCAATGTGTCTGCCTGTCTCCTTGTCATTAACCAGGCTCCTGCGAGGACAACAGCCTGGGCCCAGGCCTCAATCGGCGGAGCTAAGGAGCCCCTGCAGAGCCCCTGCCCCACTAATTTATACAGAAACTGGACCCACTAA
- the EGFL8 gene encoding epidermal growth factor-like protein 8 isoform X5 — protein MGGRLSFLGRVGPQWSLKGSGAPGSPGPGPLNASHFPPHGCSQGVCSKQTLVVPLRYNESYSQPVYKPYLTLCSGRRVCSTYRTTYHVAWREVRREVQQTHAVCCQGWKKRHPGALTCDEGEAGSSQASGEVRPAGLESQAFRSVLNPASCARSHLRQALPERRRLRAAGPVRVRPGLGWEALSRGPGVTLCSHGCLNTAGSFTCGCPQGLVLGPDGRTCGEGAPEPPTSASILSVAVREAGHDERALRREIRELRGRLERLEQWASQAGAWVRAVLPMPPEELQPEQVAELWGRGDRIESLSDQVLLLEERLGACSCEDNSLGPGLNRRS, from the exons ATGGGGGGGAGGCTGTCATTTTTAGGGAGGGTGGGGCCTCAGTGGAGCCTGAAGGGAAGTGGGGCTCCTggctccccagggcctggcccactCAATGCCTCTCACTTTCCCCCGCATGGGTGCAGTCAGGGGGTCTGCTCCAAGCAGACGCTGGTGGTCCCACTCCGTTACAACGAGTCCTACAGCCAACCCGTATATAAGCCCTACTTGACTCTGTGCTCTGGAAGGCGTGTCTGCAGCACCTACAG GACCACGTACCATGTGGCTTGGCGGGAGGTAAGGAGGGAGGTGCAGCAGACCCACGCCGTGTGCTGCCAGGGCTGGAAAAAGCGGCATCCCGGGGCGCTCACCTGTGACGAAGGTGAGGCTGGGTCTTCCCAGGCCTCGGGGGAGGTGCGCCCGGCCGGGCTGGAGAGCCAGGCCTTCCGCTCGGTTCTGAACCCCGCTTCCTGCGCCCGCAGCCATCTGCGCCAAGCCCTGCCAGAACGGAGGCGTCTGCGTGCGGCCGGACCAGTGCGAGTGCGCCCCGGGCTGGGGTGGGAAGCACTGTCACGTGG GCCGGGCGTCACTCTCTGCTCGCACGGATGCCTCAATACAGCAGGCAGCTTCACCTGTGGCTGCCCCCAGGGCCTGGTGCTGGGCCCGGACGGGCGCACTTGCGGAGAAGGGGCCCCAGAGCCCCCAACCAGTGCCAGCATCCTCAGCGTGGCCG TTCGGGAGGCTGGACACGATGAGCGTGCCCTGAGGCGGGAGATTCGCGAGCTGCGAGGGCGCCTGGAGCGGCTGGAGCAG TGGGCCAGTCAGGCTGGAGCCTGGGTCCGAGCAGTGCTGCCCATGCCCCCAGAAGAGCTGCAGCCCGAACAGGTGGCAGAGCTGTGGGGCCGAGGCGACAGGATTGAGTCTCTCAGTGACCAGGTTCTGCTGCTGGAGGAGAGGCTAGGTGCCT GCTCCTGCGAGGACAACAGCCTGGGCCCAGGCCTCAATCGGCGGAGCTAA
- the EGFL8 gene encoding epidermal growth factor-like protein 8 isoform X3 has protein sequence MGGRLSFLGRVGPQWSLKGSGAPGSPGPGPLNASHFPPHGCSQGVCSKQTLVVPLRYNESYSQPVYKPYLTLCSGRRVCSTYRTTYHVAWREVRREVQQTHAVCCQGWKKRHPGALTCDEAICAKPCQNGGVCVRPDQCECAPGWGGKHCHVDVDECRPGVTLCSHGCLNTAGSFTCGCPQGLVLGPDGRTCGEGAPEPPTSASILSVAVREAGHDERALRREIRELRGRLERLEQWASQAGAWVRAVLPMPPEELQPEQVAELWGRGDRIESLSDQVLLLEERLGACESPCPSLWGPPSPHSCPQLFQTPFPNSVFSCPKSLLLHSLTPYLPQIPALYHPFSWSVSNLVVPLIGERDCQSFSVQGPLQASKKSTVNVSACLLVINQAPARTTAWAQASIGGAKEPLQSPCPTNLYRNWTH, from the exons ATGGGGGGGAGGCTGTCATTTTTAGGGAGGGTGGGGCCTCAGTGGAGCCTGAAGGGAAGTGGGGCTCCTggctccccagggcctggcccactCAATGCCTCTCACTTTCCCCCGCATGGGTGCAGTCAGGGGGTCTGCTCCAAGCAGACGCTGGTGGTCCCACTCCGTTACAACGAGTCCTACAGCCAACCCGTATATAAGCCCTACTTGACTCTGTGCTCTGGAAGGCGTGTCTGCAGCACCTACAG GACCACGTACCATGTGGCTTGGCGGGAGGTAAGGAGGGAGGTGCAGCAGACCCACGCCGTGTGCTGCCAGGGCTGGAAAAAGCGGCATCCCGGGGCGCTCACCTGTGACGAAG CCATCTGCGCCAAGCCCTGCCAGAACGGAGGCGTCTGCGTGCGGCCGGACCAGTGCGAGTGCGCCCCGGGCTGGGGTGGGAAGCACTGTCACGTGG ACGTGGATGAATGCAGGCCGGGCGTCACTCTCTGCTCGCACGGATGCCTCAATACAGCAGGCAGCTTCACCTGTGGCTGCCCCCAGGGCCTGGTGCTGGGCCCGGACGGGCGCACTTGCGGAGAAGGGGCCCCAGAGCCCCCAACCAGTGCCAGCATCCTCAGCGTGGCCG TTCGGGAGGCTGGACACGATGAGCGTGCCCTGAGGCGGGAGATTCGCGAGCTGCGAGGGCGCCTGGAGCGGCTGGAGCAG TGGGCCAGTCAGGCTGGAGCCTGGGTCCGAGCAGTGCTGCCCATGCCCCCAGAAGAGCTGCAGCCCGAACAGGTGGCAGAGCTGTGGGGCCGAGGCGACAGGATTGAGTCTCTCAGTGACCAGGTTCTGCTGCTGGAGGAGAGGCTAGGTGCCTGTGAGTCCCCATGCCCCTCTCTGTGGGGACCCCCATCTCCCCACAGCTGCCCCCAGCTCTTCCAGACACCTTTTCCCAACTCAGTTTTCTCTTGTCCAAAATCTCTTCTCCTCCACTCACTCACCCCATACCTTCCCCAGATTCCCGCACTTTACCACCCCTTCTCCTGGTCTGTCTCCAACTTGGTGGTTCCACTTATTGGTGAGCGAGACTGTCAATCCTTCAGTGTCCAGGGCCCACTCCAGGCATCCAAGAAGTCCACAGTCAATGTGTCTGCCTGTCTCCTTGTCATTAACCAGGCTCCTGCGAGGACAACAGCCTGGGCCCAGGCCTCAATCGGCGGAGCTAAGGAGCCCCTGCAGAGCCCCTGCCCCACTAATTTATACAGAAACTGGACCCACTAA
- the AGPAT1 gene encoding 1-acyl-sn-glycerol-3-phosphate acyltransferase alpha — MELWPGVWPLLLLLSLLLPTLWFCSPSAKYFFKMAFYNGWILFLAVLAIPVCAVRGRNVENMKILRLMLLHIKYLYGIRVEVRGAHHFPPSQPYVVVSNHQSSLDLLGMMEVLPGRCVPIAKRELLWAGSAGLACWLAGVIFIDRKRTGDAISVMSEVAQTLLTQDVRVWVFPEGTRNHNGSMLPFKRGAFHLAVQAQVPIVPIVMSSYQDFYCKKERRFTSGRCQVRVLPPVPTEGLTPDDVPALADTVRHSMLTVFREISTDGRGGGDYLKKPGGVGEAQL; from the exons ATGGAGCTGTGGCCAGGGGTGTGGCCTCTACTGCTGCTGCTCTCCCTGCTGCTGCCCACTCTGTGGTTCTGCAGCCCCAGTGCCAAGTACTTCTTCAAGATGGCCTTCTACAATGGCTGGATCCTCTTCCTGGCTGTGCTCGCCATCCCTGTGTGTGCCGTGCGAGGACGCAACGTCGAGAACATGAA GATCTTGCGTCTGATGCTGCTCCACATCAAATACCTGTACGGGATCCGAGTGGAGGTGCGAGGGGCTCACCACTTCCCTCCTTCACAGCCCTACGTTGTTGTCTCCAACCACCAGAGCTCCCTCGACCTGCTTG GGATGATGGAGGTACTGCCAGGCCGCTGTGTGCCCATTGCCAAGCGCGAGCTACTGTGGGCCGGCTCTGCCGGGCTGGCCTGCTGGCTGGCGGGAGTCATCTTCATTGACCGGAAGCGCACTGGGGATGCCATCAGTGTCATGTCTGAGGTCGCCCAGACCCTGCTCACACAGGAT gTACGGGTCTGGGTTTTTCCTGAGGGCACGAGAAACCACAATGGCTCCATGCTGCCCTTCAAACGTGGCGCCTTCCACCTCGCAGTGCAGGCCCAG GTTCCCATTGTTCCCATAGTCATGTCCTCCTATCAAGACTTCTACTGCAAGAAGGAGCGCCGCTTCACTTCAG GGCGATGTCAGGTACGGGTGCTGCCCCCAGTGCCCACAGAAGGGCTGACACCAGATGACGTCCCAGCTCTGGCCGACACAGTCCGACACTCCATGCTCACCGTTTTCCGGGAAATCTCCACTgatggcaggggtggtggtgactATCTGAAgaagcctggaggggtgggcgaGGCCCAGCTCTGA
- the RNF5 gene encoding E3 ubiquitin-protein ligase RNF5 isoform X1, producing MAAAEEEDGGPEGPNRERGGAGATFECNICLETAREAVVSVCGHLYCWPCLHQWLEARPERQECPVCKAGISREKVVPLYGRGSQKPRDPRLKTPPRPQGQRPAPESRGGFQPFGDTGGFHFSFGVGAFPFGFFTTVFNTHEPFRRGTGVDLGQGHPASSWQDSLFLFLAVFFFFWLLSI from the exons ATGGCAGCAGCGGAGGAGGAGGACGGGGGCCCCGAAGGGCCAAACCgcgagcggggcggggcgggcgcgaCCTTCGAATGTAATATATGTCTGGAGACTGCTCGGGAAGCTGTGGTCAGTGTGTGTGGCCACCTGTACTG TTGGCCCTGTCTCCATCAG tggctGGAGGCACGGCCAGAGCGGCAAGAGTGCCCAGTGTGTAAAGCTGGGATCAGCAGAGAAAAGGTTGTCCCCCTTTATGGGCGAGGGAGCCAGAAGCCCCGGGATCCCAG aTTGAaaaccccaccccgcccccagggcCAGCGACCCGCTCCAGAGAGCAGAGGG GGATTCCAGCCATTTGGCGATACTGGGGGCTTTCACTTCTCATTTGGTGTTGGCGCTTTCCCCTTTGGCTTTTTCACCACCGTCTTCAATACCCATGAGCCATTCCGTCGGGGTACAG GTGTGGATCTAGGACAGGGTCACCCGGCCTCCAGCTGGCAGGACTCCCTCTTCCTGTTTCTCGCcgtcttcttctttttctggctgcTCAGTATTTGA
- the RNF5 gene encoding E3 ubiquitin-protein ligase RNF5 isoform X2, with the protein MSGDCSGSCGQCVWPPVLWLEARPERQECPVCKAGISREKVVPLYGRGSQKPRDPRLKTPPRPQGQRPAPESRGGFQPFGDTGGFHFSFGVGAFPFGFFTTVFNTHEPFRRGTGVDLGQGHPASSWQDSLFLFLAVFFFFWLLSI; encoded by the exons ATGTCTGGAGACTGCTCGGGAAGCTGTGGTCAGTGTGTGTGGCCACCTGTACTG tggctGGAGGCACGGCCAGAGCGGCAAGAGTGCCCAGTGTGTAAAGCTGGGATCAGCAGAGAAAAGGTTGTCCCCCTTTATGGGCGAGGGAGCCAGAAGCCCCGGGATCCCAG aTTGAaaaccccaccccgcccccagggcCAGCGACCCGCTCCAGAGAGCAGAGGG GGATTCCAGCCATTTGGCGATACTGGGGGCTTTCACTTCTCATTTGGTGTTGGCGCTTTCCCCTTTGGCTTTTTCACCACCGTCTTCAATACCCATGAGCCATTCCGTCGGGGTACAG GTGTGGATCTAGGACAGGGTCACCCGGCCTCCAGCTGGCAGGACTCCCTCTTCCTGTTTCTCGCcgtcttcttctttttctggctgcTCAGTATTTGA